The Cellulosimicrobium sp. ES-005 genome segment GGAGGTCGGGCAGCTCGTTCGCGAACTCGAGCAGGAGCTGGAGGCGCTCGCGCTCCGGCAGCGCGAGGAAGTCCTCGCGGATCTCCGCGAGGGCCGCGGGCAGGGACGAGGCGTCGGGCGAGGAGCTCATGGTGTCGATCCTTGCATCGGGGGCGTGCGGCCGGGACCTGGTCCCACCGTGCGGAACGCCCGACGCGCTCGCCGTATGCCCGGCGGCAGACGCCGACGGCGCGCGGCGGGCCCACGAGGGGCCGGCCGCGCGCCGTCGGGCACGCCGGGCGTGAGGTGCGAGCGGTGCGTCAGTTGAGCGCCGCGGGAGCCTCGCCGGCCTCCTCGCCCTTGACGATCGGGACGCGCACGGCGTTGCCCCACTCGGTCCACGAGCCGTCGTAGTTGCGCACCTTGTCGAACCCGAGCAGGTAGGTCAGCGCGAACCACGTGTGGCTCGAGCGCTCGCCGATGCGGCAGTACGTGACGACCTCGTCGTCCGTCGCGAGGCCGAGGCCGCCCTCCTGGTAGATCGCCTCGAGCTGCTCGCGCGACTTGTACGTGCCGTCCTCGGCGACCGCGGTCGCCCACGGGACGTTGCGCGCCGTCGGGATGTGACCGCCGCGCAGCACGCCCTCCTCCGGGTAGTCCGGGATGTGCAGGCGCTCGCCCGTGTACTCCTGCGGGGAGCGGATGTCGACGAGCGGGCCGTTGCCGATGTGCGCGAGGACGTCCTCCTTGAACGCGCGGATCGTCACGTCGTCGCGCTCGACGACCGGGTACTCGACGGCCTCCGGCGCGGGGACGTCGGTCGTGACCTCGCGGCCCTCCGCGATCCACTTGCCGCGGCCGCCGTCGAGCAGGCGCACGTCCTCGTGGCCGAACAGCGTGAAGACCCACGCGGCGTACGCGGCCCACCAGTTGTTCTTGTCGCCGTAGACGACGATCGTCGTGTCACGACCGATGCCCTTGCCGCCGAGGAGCTGGGCGAAGCCCTTGCCGTCGATGTAGTCGCGCGTGTCGGGGTCGTTGAGGTCGGTGTGCCAGTCGATCTTCACCGCACCGGGGATGTGACCGGTCTCGTAGAGCAGCACGTCCTCGTCGGACTCGACGACGACGATGCCCGGCTGACCGAGGTGCTCGGCGAGCCAGTCCGTGCTCACGAGGCGGTCGGGGTGGGCGTACTGGGTGATCTTCTCGGTGGTGTCGAGCGGTGCGGGCATGGTGTCCTCCGTGCGGCGGGAGCTGGGGTGTCCGAGGTGGTGGTCCGTCCGATCGTCAGGCTAGGTCGGCTGTCCGCATCACGGAAGGCCCGTCGCGCATGCTGAGACGGTGTAAACGCAGGCTGCCGACGGGCTCGCACCCCGTCAGACTGGACCCGTGGTCGGCGTCGTCCCGGACCGGGTCCAGCGTGCCGTCGCGCTGCTCGACCTGCGCGGCGACGAGGTCGTGCTCGAGATCGGGCCGGGGCCCGGCGCGGCCGCCGAGCTGGTCCTCGCGCGCCACCCCGGTGTGCGCTACGTCGCGGTCGACCGGTCCGCGACGGCCGTCGCTCGCACGACGGCCCGCAACCGCGCCGCGGTCGACCGCGGCCGGCTCATCGTGCGGCAGGGGGACGTCACGGACCCTGACCTCGCCGACACCGTCGGTGGCCCGTTCGACGTCGTCCTCGCGGTGAACGTCAACGTCTTCTGGACCCGCGCGGCGTGCACGGAGGCGAGCGCGCTCGCGGCCCTGCTCGTCCCGGGCGGCGCGCTCTGGCTGGTCTACGAGACGCCGGGTGGAGACGACGGCCGTGTCCTCGACGGCGTCCGCGCGTCGCTCGCCGTCCCCGGGCTGGGCGCGCCGGTCGTCGTGCGCGAGGGCGTGGTGGCCGTCGGGGCCCGACGCTCGCGCGCCGGGTGGTGACCCGGGAGCGGCTCAGCCGAGCAGCTCGCGCTCCGCCTCGCCGAGCGCGCGGTCGAGGAGGTCGAGCCCGAGGTCGAGCTCCTCCTCGCTCACCGTGAGCGGCGGCGCGATGCGGAACACGCCGCCCATGCCCCGGAGCTGCACGACGTTCATGTGGAGCCCGAGGTCCAGCGCCCGCCGGGTGACGAGGGCGCCGAGCGCGTCGGCGCCCTCCTTCGTCTCGCGGTCGAGCACGAGCTCGATGCCCTGGAGCAGGCCCCGCCCGCGCACGTCGCCGACCGTGGCGTGGCGCTCCTGGAGGTCGAGCAGCCCGGCGCGCAGGCGGTCGCCGAGCACGCGCACGCGGGCGTCCATCTGCTCCGCCTCGAGCACATCGAGGACGGTGTTCCCGACCGCCGCGACCAGGGGGTCGGAGACGTGCGTCGTGAAGAACAGGAAGCCGCGCTCGTGCGCGCGCTCCTCGATCTCGGCGCTCGTGACGACGGCCGCGAGCGGCAGACCCGCGCCGAGCGTCTTCGAGACCGTAAGGATGTCCGGCACCACGGGCTCCTCGCCGTCGCGGCCCTCGAACGCGTACCAGGAGCCGGTCCGGCACAGCGCGGTCTGCGCCTCGTCGAGGACGAGCAGCATCCCGCGCTCGTGGCACTTGTCGCGCAGCGCCGCGAGGTAGCCCGCCGGCAGCTCGACGATCCCGCCCGAGCTGAGGATCGGCTCGACGATGCACGCCGCGAGGCTGCCCGTGGACTGCACGTCCACGAGGTCGAACGCGAGGTCGAGCTGGCGGCGCCAGTCGTGGCCGCCGTCGGGGGTGACGTGGTCGGGGCGGTACGCGTTGGGCACGGGGATGACGAGGTTGCCGGGCGCCGTCGGGCCGTACCCGCGGCGCCCCGCGCTGTACGTCGCCGCGGCGGCGGCGTGCGTCATGCCGTGCCACGACCCGGCGAGCGAGACGACCTCGTGCCGGCCCGTGACGAGCTTCGCCATGCGGATCGCCGCCTCGTTGGACTCGGCGCCGGTCGTGAGGAGCAGGACCTTCTCGAGCGGGTCGGGCAGCGTGGCCGCCAGCCGGCGGGCGAGGTCGACGACCGGGCGCGAGAGCATCCCGGAGAAGAGGTGGTCGAGCGTCCCGACCTGGTTCCGCACCGTCTCGACGATCGCCGGGTGGCTGTGCCCGAGGATCGCGCTCATCTGGCCCGACGTGAAGTCGAGGACCCGGCGGCCGTCGGCCGTCGTGACGAAGCTGCCCGACGCGCTCTCCACGATCTCGGGCGTGAAGGGCCCTCCGTACCGCACGAGGTGCCGGTCGGCATCGGCCCAGAACGTCGCGGCGTCGAGCGCCGCGGACGGGGTCAGGGACGGGACCGAGGGGGTCGACGAGGCGACGGCGGGGGACGGGACGGCAGCCATGTCCCGAGCGTAGGGACGTCGCCCTGTGCACGTACAGCACGAGTTCTCGTACAGTCTGTGCGGAGAAGACGCACAACGGGAGCCGACCGGGACGGAGGACCACGTGCTCAACGCCGCCCGGCTGCAGATCCTCGCCCGGCTCGAGAGCCTCGGGACCGTGCGCGCGGTCGGCGCGTCCCTGCACCTCAGCCCGTCCGCGGTCTCCGCGCAGCTCGCGGCGCTCGAGGCGGAGACCGGGGCGCGCCTCGTCGAGCGGACCGGGCGGCGCGTGCGCCTCACGCCCGCGGGCCGCACCCTCGCCCGGCACGCGCGCGTGATCCTCGACCAGATGGCGCTCGCGGAGGCGGAGCTCGCCCACCCCGACGGGCAGCCCGCCGGGGTCGTCCGGGTCGCGGCGTTCTCGAGCGCCGTGCGCGCCCTCGTGATCCCGCTCGCGCGACGGCTGGCCGTCGAGCACCCCCGGGTCCAGGTCGAGGTCGTCGAGCTCGACCCGCGCGAGAGCGGTCCGGCCCTGCGCCGCGCGGACGTCGACGTCGCGGTGACCGCCGACCTGCTCGACGGCGCGCGGCTCGCGGGTCCCGACGTCGCGACCGTCCCGCTGCTCGAGGATCCGGTCGTCCTCGTCGCGCCGACCGACGCGTCGGCGGACGCCCCGGCGGGGACGGTGGTGGGGGAGGGCCTGGTCGACCTCGCCGACCTCGCCGACGCGCGCTGGGCCGCGGACCTGCCCGGCCGGTACCTCTCGACCCTCGTCGAGAGCGCCTGCCGCGACGCCGGGTTCGAGCCGCGCGTCGTCGCGCGGCTCCCCAGCTACGAGCTGCTGCTCGCCCACGTCGAGGCGGGCCTGTCCGTCGCGCTGCTGCCGGGCCTCGCCGTCGACCCGCGCTACGACGTCGTCGCGCGCCCGCTGCGGGTGCCCCGGACGCGACCGGTCTACGCCGCCGTGCGCCGGGGTGCCCCGCCCACCGCGGCGACGAGCGTCGTCCTCGCCGGGCTGCGCCGCGTCGCGGCCGCCGCGACCGCGGGCGGCGGGGCGCCCGCCCCGGCCGCGCGGTAGCGGGCCGACGGGCGCGCCCTACACTGGGCCCCAGCACCGCACGACGACGTGGGAGGTCCCGTGCCGCGCACTCTCGCACCGCCGCTGCGCTCGGACGCGCACCCGCGCCGCCCCGACGCGCGCCGCGACGCCCGCTCGGTCCGCGCCGCCTACCGCTCCTTCCTCGTCGACGGCGTGCTCCCGCCCGGCATCCACCCCGTGGTGGCCGACTCGTGGCGCCGGTCCGTGCACAGCGGCGTCGACCCCGAGGGTCCGCGCACCGGCTCCGGGCTCGCCCACGACGACCTCGTCGCCTACCGCGACGCCCACCCGCTGGCGTCCGTCATGCCGGTGGTGCGCGAGCTCGTCGTCGACGCCGCGGCCGACGACGGCCTGGCCGTCGCGGTGTCCGACGACGCGGGCCGGCTCCTGTGGGTCGAGGGCAGCCGCTCCCTGCGGGACGCCGTCGAGCGCGTCGGGTTCGTCGAGGGATCGGTGTGGCGCGAGGAGCGGGTCGGGACGAACGCGCCCGGCACCGCGCTCGCCGCGCGCCGCGCCGTGCAGGTGCTCGGCGCCGAGCACTTCTCGCGCCCCGTCCAGGCGTTCAGCTGCACGGCGGTCCCCATCCACGAGCCCGGGACCGGCCGCGTCCTCGGCGTCCTCGACGTCACGGGCCGGCAGTCGGCCGCCTCGGGCGTCGTGCTCTCGCTCGTGCGCGCCACGGTGCTGAGCCTCGAGCGTGAGCTGGCCCAGCGCGTGGCGGCGCCGACGACCGACGGCACCGGGGCCGTCCCCGCGCCACCGCACGACGGCGCGCCCGAGCTGCTCGTGCTCGGGTCGTCGCCCGTCCTCCGCGCCCCGGACGGCCTCGGGCACCGCCTCTCCCTGCGGCACGCCGAGATCCTCGCGCTGCTCGCGGTGCACCCGCGCGGCCTGTCCGCGGACGAGCTCGCCGTGCTCCTGCACCCGGGCCACCTCTCCGACGTCACGGTGCGCGCCGAGGTCTCGCGCCTGCGCCGCGTCGCCGGCCCGCTCCTCGCCGGGTCCCGCCCGTACCGGCTCGCGCGCCCGCTGCGCACGGACGCGGACGACGTGCGCGACCTGCTCGCCGTCGGCGACGTCCGGGCAGCGATCGCCGCCTATCGCGCGCCGCTCCTCCCGCGCTCCGGCGCGCCCGCCGTCGAGCGGCTGCGTGCCGAGCTCGCGGCCGAGCTCCGCACGGCCGCCGTCTCCGCACGCGACGCCGACGTCCTCGACGCCTGGACCCGCACCGACGACGGCGCCGAGGACCACGCGGCGTGGACCCTCCTCCAGGGCCTCGCCGACCCCGGGAGCCCGCGCTGGGTCCGCGCGCGCGCCCACCTCGACCTCCTCGACGACGACCTGGGCTGACCGCCCGCACCGCTGCAACGGTCGTGCAACCCTCGGGCGCCTAGCGTCGTGCCACGGCGCGACGAGGCGCCGTGCCGCGCACCGCCGTCGGGCATCTCCCGCCCGGCCTCCCTGGGGGCGCGGCGAGCCAGCACTGCGAGGAGGCAGACGATGACGGTCTACGCAGCCCCCGGCACGGACGGGGCGATCGCCGAGTACAAGGCCCGGTACGACCACTGGATCGGCGGCGAGTACGTCGCGCCGGCCGGCGGGCAGTACTTCGAGAACCCGAGCCCCGTGACGGGCCGGACCTTCACCGAGGTCGCCCGCGGGAACTCCGACGACGTCGAGCGCGCGCTCGACGCCGCGCACGGCGCCGCCCGGTCGTGGGGCCGCACGAGCGCGACCGAGCGCGCCAACATCCTCAACAAGATCGCCGACCGCATGGAGGAGAACCTCGAGCGGATCGCCGTCGCCGAGTCGTGGGAGAACGGCAAGCCCGTCCGCGAGACGCTCGCCGCCGACATCCCGCTCGCGATCGACCACTTCCGCTACTTCGCCGGCGCGATCCGCGCGCAGGAGGGGTCGATCTCCGAGATCGACGAGGACACCATCGCGTACCACTTCCACGAGCCGCTCGGCGTCGTCGGCCAGATCATCCCGTGGAACTTCCCGATCCTCATGGCCGTGTGGAAGCTCGCCCCGGCGCTCGCGGCGGGCAACTGCGTCGTGCTCAAGCCCGCCGAGCAGACGCCCGCGTCGATCCTCTTCCTGATGGACATCGTCGGGGACCTGCTGCCGCCCGGGGTGGTGAACGTCGTCAACGGGTTCGGCGTCGAGGCCGGCAAGCCGCTCGCGTCCAGCCCGCGCATCCGCAAGATCGCGTTCACGGGCGAGACGACGACCGGCCGCCTGATCATGCAGTACGCGAGCCAGAACATCATCCCGGTCACGCTCGAGCTCGGCGGCAAGTCGCCGAACATCTTCTTCTCCGACGTCGCCGACGCGCGGGACGACTTCTACGACAAGGCCCTCGAGGGGTTCACGATGTTCGCCCTCAACCAGGGCGAGGTGTGCACGTGCCCGTCGCGCGCCCTCATCCAGTCGTCGATCTACGACACGTTCCTCGGTGACGCGATCGAGCGCACGCAGGCGGTGCGGCAGGGCAACCCGCTCGACACCGAGACGATGATCGGCGCGCAGGCGTCGAACGACCAGCTCGAGAAGATCCTGTCGTACATCGAGATCGGCAAGGCCGAGGGCGCGAAGGTCCTCACGGGTGGGTCGCGCGCCGAGCTGGGCGGCGACCTCGCGGGCGGGTACTACGTGACGCCCACGATCTTCGAGGGCAAGAACTCGATGCGGATCTTCCAGGAGGAGATCTTCGGGCCCGTCGTCGCCGTGACCGACTTCTCCGACTTCGACGACGCCATGACGATCGCCAACGACACCCTGTACGGGCTCGGGGCCGGCGTCTGGTCGCGGTCGGGCAACACGGCCTACCGCGCGGGCCGCACCATCGAGGCCGGGCGCGTGTGGACCAACTGCTACCACGCGTACCCCGCCGCCGCCGCGTTCGGCGGGTACAAGGGCTCCGGCGTCGGGCGCGAGAACCACAAGATGATGCTCGACCACTACCAGCAGACGAAGAACCTCCTGGTCTCCTACTCGGCCCAGAAGCTCGGCTTCTTCTAGCCCTCGCTCCCTACCCCGCCGAACACGGGGTTGCTGTCGCTCTGATGTCCGGAAAGACAGCAACCCCGTTCTTGGCGGCGCGCATTCTCGTTCTCGTCCCGTGCCCAGGAGGTCCTCGTGCCCGACGACGTACCCTCGCCTCACTCGGACCGCTCACCCGCGGGGCGAGTCGCGCTCACCGACGACGCCGCGGCGTTGCTCGCGCGGCTGCGGCCGGTCCACGGCGAGCTCATGTTCCACCAGTCCGGCGGGTGCTGCGACGGGTCGTCGCCCATGTGCTACCCGCAGGGCGACTTCCTGCTCGGCGACGCCGACGTGCACCTCGGCGACCTCGCCGTCGTCCCGGACGACGGCGGACCGGGCGAGCCCGGCGGCGCGTGCGCGTTCACGGTGCCCGTGTGGATGAGCCGTGCGCAGTTCGAGTACTGGAAGCACACCCACCTGACGATCGACGTCGTGCCCGGCCGCGGCGCGGGGTTCAGCGTGGAGGCGCCGGAGGGCGTGCGGTTCATCATCCGGTCGCGTCTCCTCACCGACGACGAGTGGTCGGCGCTCCACGTGTCCTAGGCTGGGCCACGGCCGCCCAGGACCGGAGAGGAGGGGCGCGATGAACGACCTTCTCGTCGTCGCGCGCGACGTCGCGTCGGCGCTCGCGCTCCTACTCGGCACGTCGACCCTCACGGCCACGCTCTTCCTCCTCGGTGCGACCGCCCTCGTCGCGGCCGTGGCCGTGGTGACCGCACGCTGGGGCGCCCCGCTCGCGCTCGGCGTGGCAGCGCGCCCGGCGGGCCGGCTCCGCGACACGGTCGACGTCGGGCCGGTCGTCACCCAGAGCGACCCGGACGCACCCGGCCGCGCCCGGCCACGGGCGCCCGGCCGTCTCCTCGGCTGATCACCCGGCCGAGGCCTCCCGCACCCGTACCCCGCGCGCACGACGCCGCGGGCGTGCTCCTGCCTGCCGGCGCAGGGTGATCGGCGAACGCGTAGCCCGCACGTTCGACCGAGGACACCACCATGAACCTGCTCGACCTCCCGCTCGTCTCCACCGTGCTCGACGCGGCCTACCGTGCCCTGATGGGCCTGTCCCACCTGCTGGAACCCGTCGCCGGAGGAGCGGCCGCCGCCGGGGCCGTCGTGCTCCTGACGCTCGCCGTCCGCGCCGTGCTCGTACCCGTGGGCGTGTCGCAGGCCAAGGCGGAGCGTGACCGTGCGCGTCTCGCGCCCCGGCTCGCGGAGCTCCAGCGCCGCCACCGCCACGACCCGCAGAAGCTGCAGCGCGCGACGCTCGACCTCTACGCCGCGGAGGGCACGACGCCGTTCGCGGGCTGCCTGCCGATGCTCGCCCAAGCACCGGTGGTCGGCGTGGTCTATGCGCTGTTCCTCCATGCGCAGATCGCCGGGCACGGCAACGCGCTGCTGGGCCACACGCTGTGGGGCGCACCCCTCGGTTCGAGCCTCGTCGGCTCGCTCGGTGCGGGTGCGGCGGGACTCCCGACCCTCGCTGTCGCCGGCACGGTCGTGCTCCTGATCGCGCTCGTCGGGGAGCTGACGCGTCGGGCCAGCCTGCCCGGCGGGCGCCTCGCCGTGCCCCGGACGCCGACCGGCCCCGGCGCGTCGGGAACCCCTGGCGCCCCGGCGGGACCCGCCCTGCAGAACGCGCTCGGTGCTCTGCAGTTCATGACCGCGGTGATCGCGTGCTTCGTCCCGCTCGCCGCGGGGGTGTACCTGCTCGTGACGGTGACGTGGACGCTCGTGCAGCGGCTCGTCCTGCGTCGGCGGTACCCGTTCGACGCGGTCGCGTAGAGCGACGGCGCGGCGGGCCTGGTCACGGGCCCGCCGCGCGTGCGAGGGTGTCGGGTATGACCGATCTGCTCCCGTACCGCGACGACGCGGACGACGTCGAGGTCCCGCTGCTGGGCGGTGACGTGTCGGACGGGATCGTCCGGCGCGGCGCCACGGTCCGCCGTCCGCGCGGCCCGCACAGCCCTGCCGTCGAGGCGTACCTGCTGCACCTGGAGCGCGCGGGCTTCGAGCGCGCGCCGCGGTTCCTCGGTGTCGACGACGACGGTCGGGAGGTCGTGACGTTCCTGCCGGGCGAGATGGGCGGTCGGCCGCCGCACGCCTGGGCGGCCGACGAGGACGTGCTCGTCCAGCTCGGCGAGTGGCAGCGCGACCTGCACGCCGTGTCGCGCGACGTCGTCCTGCCCGACGGCGTCGCGTGGCCCGAGCGGGTGCAGTTCCCGGAGGTGCCGGACGTGTTCGACGTGCCGGACGTCGTCGGGCACAACGACCTCACGGTCGAGAACGCGCTGTTCGTCCCGGCGGGCGAGGACCCGCAGGGTCCGCACCGGCTCGTCGGCGTGGTCGACTTCGACCTCGCCGCGCCGACCACGCGCCTGCTCGACGTGGCGACGACCCTGCGCTACTGGGCGCCGGTGAGCGCGCCCGAGAGGCGGCCGGAGGCCCTGCGGGGCCTCGACGCGCCGCGGCGCGCGCGCATCCTCACCGAGGCGTACGGGCTGGACCGGTCGGAGCGGCTCGCGCTGCTCGACGTGCTGGCGCAGCGGTTCGCGCGGAGCTGGTACGCGATGCGGCACGCGGCGCAGACGCGGGGCGGCGGCTGGCAGCGCATGTGGGACGACGGCGTCGGGGACGCCATCCGCGAGGACGAGGCGTGGTTCGCGGCGCAGCGGGTCGACTTCGTGCACGCGCTGGGCTGAGCGTGCCCCTCGCGCGGCGGGGCACGCTCGCGCGCGAGTCCCGCGTGGAGCAGGCGCCGCCCAGGGGCGGCACGGGGCTCAGAGCGCGGCGAACCGTCCCACGGCGACGAACACCGACAGGGCGAGCAGCACGACGTTCGCCGGCACGGCCTTGGCCTCGCCGAGGCGCACGTGCAGCGGGATCGCGCCGACCTGCGTGAGCGCGAGCCCGACCGCCGCGACCGGCGTGAGGACCGGCGCGACGCCGAGCGCCCAGGGCAGGATCACGCCGACGGCGCCCGCGACCTCGAGCCAGCCGATCGCGCGCACGCCCGCGGTGCGCTCCGGCGTCACCCACCGCATCTGCTCCTGGAGGACGGGGATCGGGCGCAGGGCCTTCATGAGCCCGGCGCCGAGGAAGGCGAGGGTGAGGAGACCGGAGGCGATCCACAGGGCGACGTTCATGCGCGAGTCCTTCGAGGGGAGGCGGCGACGGCCCAGGGCGGCCGGTCACTCTTTGTGCCTGGGCACATGATGGGTAACCATGGGTGGCGCTACAAAAGGCACACCCGTGTGCGAGAGGCACACGGAGCCGCACGCCCTGGAGACGGAGACCCCCCATGACCACGACGCCGAGCACCCACGTGCCCGTGGTGCGCGAGCTCGCGGAGCGGCACGGCATCCCGGCGGACGGCGGGTGCGCGGCGGCCGAGGCCACGAGCGAGGTGCGTTCGGTGCTCGACCGGGTCGGGGACAAGTGGAGCGTCCTCATCCTGGGCATGCTCTCGGGCGGGCCGCAGCGGTTCACCGAGCTCCTGCACGGCATCGACGGGATCTCGCAGCGCATGCTCACGCTCAACCTGCGCCAGCTGGAGCGCGACGGGCTGGTGAGCCGCACGGTGCACGCCGTCGTGCCGCCGCGCGTCGACTACGCGCTGACCGACCTCGGCGCGACCCTCCTGCCGCCCGTGCTCGCGCTCGTCGAGTGGGCGCTGGAGAACACGACCACGATCCGTGACCACCGCGACCGGTTCGACGCGCGGGGTCCCGCGGCGGGCTGACGCGAGCGGTCCGTCGTCGGACGCCCTCCGGTCGTCGACGCCGCGGTCACCCGCGGTGCAGCATCGACCGCACGCGCGACCACAGGCGCTTCACGGGACCGTCCGTCCGCACCACCGGGATCTGCGCCGTCTCGACGCCGCGCACGAGCCACGCCTCGGCGTGCGCCATCGCGTCCGCGGTCGACTCGCCGAGCACCGGTCGTGCCGGGTACACCGCGATCCGCTCGTGCAGGCGCACGTCGATGACGTGCTCGAACTTCTCCGCCAGGTCCGGGTCCACCCCGCTCACGTACAGCCGCCCACCGCCCTCGCCGAGCCGGTCGGCGTAGTGCGCGAGCACGGTGAACGCGGTCGCGCCGAGGCTCGCCCGGCCGCGCAGGCGCAGCACGACGACGGCGTCGTGGGCGTGCGCGGGCTCCGGGAGCGCGGCCTCGAGCGAGCGGGCACCGGCGTAGAACAGGCTCCCGTAGACGTCGAGCACGGTGACCGTCGCGTCGTCGAGCCGCCGCGGCGCGGGCTCCTCGCGGTAGCGCCCGTCCTCCAGGGGGACGAGGCGGACGATCCGCAGGTCCTGCGACTCCCGGTTCGCCTGGAGGAGGATCGAGAGCGCGGCGCCGATCCCCACCGCGGCCGCGACCGGCAGGAGGAGGGTGGCGAGGAACGTCGTCGACATCGCGACCTGGGACTGGCTGCCCGTGCGCCACGCGGTGGCCATGGCCGAGAGCCGGATCGACCCGACCGACGCGACGGCGAGCAGCGCCGCGAGCGTCGCCGACGGGACGGCCCCGACCGGCCCCGACAGCGCGACGAGGACGACGAGCACCCAGACGCCCGACATGATCCCCGCCCAGCGGTCGCGCGCGCCCGCGGCGGTGCTGATCGCCGTCTGGCCGACCGACCCGCCGACCGGGATCCCGCGGAAGAACCCCACCGCGAGGTTGGCGACGCCCTGACCGACGAAGTTGCGGTTCGGGTCGGCGCGACGGCCGCCGGGGTTCGGGACGGACTCCGCGACCCCCGCGCCCTGGACGAGCACGATCGCCGCCACCGCGAGCGCCCCCACGGCGACGTCGACCGACACGAGCCCCAGGTCGGGCAGCGCGAGGGACGGCAGGCCGGCAGGGATCTCGCCCGCGTCCCCGACGAGCTGGACGGACGTCGCCCCGAGGGCCCACACCGCGACGGCGGAGACCACCAGCGCCACGACCGCGGCGTACGGGGCGACCCGCGTCCGGCCGAGGACGAGGAGCAGGACGACCGACCCCAGACCCACGACGAGCGTCGGCAGGTCCCACGTCCCGGGAGACCGGAGCACCTGGTACGCCTGGCCGACGGCGAGCGACGCAGTCGGGTCCGCCCCGGTGAGGTCGTCGAGCTGGCCGAGCAGGATGTTGACGGAGACGCCGGTGAGGAACCCCGTCATCACGGAGTGCGACACGAAGCCGGTGAGACGACCGAGGCCAACGAGCCCCGCGACGATCATGACCGCCCCGGCGAGCGTCGTGAGGAGGATGAGCGCCGCGAGCCGGTCCTCGCCGGCGACCCCCGCGAGCGCCGAGCCGGCGGCGAGGGCGGCGGCGCTCGTCGTCGTGACGATCATGAGCCGCGAGTCGACGGTGAGACCACCCGCGATGCGGCCGATCGCCGTCGCGTACAGGCCGTGGATCGGGTTGACGCCGACGAGCGTCGCGGTCGCCATGCCGTCGGGGACGCCGCCGACGGCGCCCGGCACGCCGGCCCCGGCCGAGCGCCAGAACGTCCCCGGGGCGGGCCGGACGCCGTCCCACCAGGCGCGGACGGCCCGCACCGGCCGCGGGCTCATCGGGTCTCCCACGGGTGCGCCATGGGGAGACTCTGGCACGGCAGAGTCAGGGCGACCACAGCAACGCCGCGGCGCCCGCGCCCTGGTGGCGGTCAGCTCGCGAGCGGGTCGTCCGCCGTGAGGTACCAGGGCTCGTAGCCCTCGAGCGAGAGCGTCCACAGCCCGGCGGCGCCCGCCGGGACCGCGAGGCAGACGTTGCCCGACACGGTGTCGTCGGTGCCGATGATGCCCGTGCCGACGAGCGGGTCGGGCACCGCGCCGCACTGGCCGTCGGCGACGACGCCGTCGTCGCCGACGAAGCCGAGGTCGACCGCGCCCGACGCGGTGACCTGGGAGCTCGGGCC includes the following:
- a CDS encoding sulfurtransferase yields the protein MPAPLDTTEKITQYAHPDRLVSTDWLAEHLGQPGIVVVESDEDVLLYETGHIPGAVKIDWHTDLNDPDTRDYIDGKGFAQLLGGKGIGRDTTIVVYGDKNNWWAAYAAWVFTLFGHEDVRLLDGGRGKWIAEGREVTTDVPAPEAVEYPVVERDDVTIRAFKEDVLAHIGNGPLVDIRSPQEYTGERLHIPDYPEEGVLRGGHIPTARNVPWATAVAEDGTYKSREQLEAIYQEGGLGLATDDEVVTYCRIGERSSHTWFALTYLLGFDKVRNYDGSWTEWGNAVRVPIVKGEEAGEAPAALN
- a CDS encoding aspartate aminotransferase family protein, whose protein sequence is MAAVPSPAVASSTPSVPSLTPSAALDAATFWADADRHLVRYGGPFTPEIVESASGSFVTTADGRRVLDFTSGQMSAILGHSHPAIVETVRNQVGTLDHLFSGMLSRPVVDLARRLAATLPDPLEKVLLLTTGAESNEAAIRMAKLVTGRHEVVSLAGSWHGMTHAAAAATYSAGRRGYGPTAPGNLVIPVPNAYRPDHVTPDGGHDWRRQLDLAFDLVDVQSTGSLAACIVEPILSSGGIVELPAGYLAALRDKCHERGMLLVLDEAQTALCRTGSWYAFEGRDGEEPVVPDILTVSKTLGAGLPLAAVVTSAEIEERAHERGFLFFTTHVSDPLVAAVGNTVLDVLEAEQMDARVRVLGDRLRAGLLDLQERHATVGDVRGRGLLQGIELVLDRETKEGADALGALVTRRALDLGLHMNVVQLRGMGGVFRIAPPLTVSEEELDLGLDLLDRALGEAERELLG
- a CDS encoding DUF779 domain-containing protein, with the protein product MPDDVPSPHSDRSPAGRVALTDDAAALLARLRPVHGELMFHQSGGCCDGSSPMCYPQGDFLLGDADVHLGDLAVVPDDGGPGEPGGACAFTVPVWMSRAQFEYWKHTHLTIDVVPGRGAGFSVEAPEGVRFIIRSRLLTDDEWSALHVS
- a CDS encoding transcriptional regulator translates to MPRTLAPPLRSDAHPRRPDARRDARSVRAAYRSFLVDGVLPPGIHPVVADSWRRSVHSGVDPEGPRTGSGLAHDDLVAYRDAHPLASVMPVVRELVVDAAADDGLAVAVSDDAGRLLWVEGSRSLRDAVERVGFVEGSVWREERVGTNAPGTALAARRAVQVLGAEHFSRPVQAFSCTAVPIHEPGTGRVLGVLDVTGRQSAASGVVLSLVRATVLSLERELAQRVAAPTTDGTGAVPAPPHDGAPELLVLGSSPVLRAPDGLGHRLSLRHAEILALLAVHPRGLSADELAVLLHPGHLSDVTVRAEVSRLRRVAGPLLAGSRPYRLARPLRTDADDVRDLLAVGDVRAAIAAYRAPLLPRSGAPAVERLRAELAAELRTAAVSARDADVLDAWTRTDDGAEDHAAWTLLQGLADPGSPRWVRARAHLDLLDDDLG
- a CDS encoding class I SAM-dependent methyltransferase → MVGVVPDRVQRAVALLDLRGDEVVLEIGPGPGAAAELVLARHPGVRYVAVDRSATAVARTTARNRAAVDRGRLIVRQGDVTDPDLADTVGGPFDVVLAVNVNVFWTRAACTEASALAALLVPGGALWLVYETPGGDDGRVLDGVRASLAVPGLGAPVVVREGVVAVGARRSRAGW
- a CDS encoding LysR family transcriptional regulator, which codes for MLNAARLQILARLESLGTVRAVGASLHLSPSAVSAQLAALEAETGARLVERTGRRVRLTPAGRTLARHARVILDQMALAEAELAHPDGQPAGVVRVAAFSSAVRALVIPLARRLAVEHPRVQVEVVELDPRESGPALRRADVDVAVTADLLDGARLAGPDVATVPLLEDPVVLVAPTDASADAPAGTVVGEGLVDLADLADARWAADLPGRYLSTLVESACRDAGFEPRVVARLPSYELLLAHVEAGLSVALLPGLAVDPRYDVVARPLRVPRTRPVYAAVRRGAPPTAATSVVLAGLRRVAAAATAGGGAPAPAAR
- a CDS encoding aldehyde dehydrogenase family protein, with product MTVYAAPGTDGAIAEYKARYDHWIGGEYVAPAGGQYFENPSPVTGRTFTEVARGNSDDVERALDAAHGAARSWGRTSATERANILNKIADRMEENLERIAVAESWENGKPVRETLAADIPLAIDHFRYFAGAIRAQEGSISEIDEDTIAYHFHEPLGVVGQIIPWNFPILMAVWKLAPALAAGNCVVLKPAEQTPASILFLMDIVGDLLPPGVVNVVNGFGVEAGKPLASSPRIRKIAFTGETTTGRLIMQYASQNIIPVTLELGGKSPNIFFSDVADARDDFYDKALEGFTMFALNQGEVCTCPSRALIQSSIYDTFLGDAIERTQAVRQGNPLDTETMIGAQASNDQLEKILSYIEIGKAEGAKVLTGGSRAELGGDLAGGYYVTPTIFEGKNSMRIFQEEIFGPVVAVTDFSDFDDAMTIANDTLYGLGAGVWSRSGNTAYRAGRTIEAGRVWTNCYHAYPAAAAFGGYKGSGVGRENHKMMLDHYQQTKNLLVSYSAQKLGFF